The proteins below come from a single Desulfitobacterium metallireducens DSM 15288 genomic window:
- the sigH gene encoding RNA polymerase sporulation sigma factor SigH produces the protein MNLNAQPEESEGCDAIEIIADEEIVELAKEGDAVALEYLINKYKNFVRAKARSYFLIGADREDIIQEGMIGLYKAIRDFRGDKLSSFRAFAELCITRQIITAIKTATRQKHIPLNSYVSLNKPIYDEDSDRTLLDVISGTRITDPEELIISQEEYDDIEEKMGEILSSLEWKVLMSYLEGKSYQEIAVDLHRHVKSIDNALQRVKRKLERYLERRNG, from the coding sequence TTGAATCTTAATGCCCAACCTGAAGAATCTGAAGGGTGCGATGCAATTGAAATCATAGCGGATGAAGAAATCGTAGAGCTGGCCAAAGAAGGCGATGCCGTAGCGCTCGAATACTTAATTAACAAGTATAAGAATTTTGTTAGAGCAAAGGCACGATCATATTTTTTGATTGGCGCAGATCGCGAAGATATTATCCAGGAGGGTATGATTGGGCTCTATAAAGCAATTCGGGATTTCCGCGGTGATAAGCTCTCTTCTTTTCGGGCTTTTGCCGAGTTGTGCATAACACGCCAAATTATTACTGCTATTAAAACGGCAACTCGTCAAAAACACATTCCACTTAACTCTTATGTATCATTGAATAAACCAATCTATGATGAAGATTCGGATCGAACTCTCCTTGATGTGATTTCTGGAACTCGAATTACAGATCCAGAAGAGCTTATTATTAGCCAGGAAGAGTATGATGATATTGAAGAAAAGATGGGCGAGATTCTAAGTTCTTTAGAGTGGAAAGTATTGATGTCTTATTTAGAAGGCAAATCATATCAAGAGATTGCAGTAGATTTGCATCGTCACGTTAAATCAATTGACAATGCTCTCCAACGGGTTAAGAGAAAACTTG